A stretch of the Bacillus anthracis str. Vollum genome encodes the following:
- a CDS encoding methionine ABC transporter ATP-binding protein, whose product MIELKNVSKVFTTKKGNVEALKSTSLQVKKGEVFGIIGYSGAGKSTLIRCVNLLEKPTTGNIIVNEQDLTTLSTKELAKARQKIGMIFQGFNLLKTVTVYENIALPLRLAGVPKLEIEKRVEKYLRIVDLFNRKDAYPSELSGGQKQRVAIARALSHEPEVLLSDEATSALDPETTDSILDLLLKINEEIGITILLITHEMNVIQRICDRVAVMEHGAVVESGTVKDIFTNPQHVTTKKFVNSAFAAKIPAEVQKELQRTGEIVTLSFIGNSSGEPALAVATKRFQVYPNILSGNITQLKHEAYGKLVIHMQGEQNEINHALSFLQEQGIIVEGGRTDYGKQVLFG is encoded by the coding sequence ATGATTGAATTAAAAAATGTATCCAAAGTATTTACAACAAAAAAGGGGAATGTGGAAGCTCTTAAGTCTACTTCCCTCCAAGTAAAAAAGGGCGAAGTATTTGGAATCATTGGATATAGTGGCGCTGGCAAAAGTACATTAATTCGCTGTGTAAATTTATTAGAAAAACCAACGACAGGAAATATTATTGTAAACGAGCAAGATTTAACAACACTGTCTACAAAAGAACTAGCAAAAGCACGACAAAAAATCGGGATGATTTTTCAAGGATTCAATTTACTTAAAACTGTTACCGTTTATGAAAATATCGCATTACCGTTACGCCTTGCTGGCGTTCCAAAATTAGAAATTGAAAAAAGGGTAGAAAAGTATTTACGTATTGTCGATCTCTTTAATCGAAAAGATGCCTATCCGAGTGAACTTTCTGGTGGCCAGAAACAACGTGTGGCTATCGCCCGTGCACTATCACATGAACCGGAAGTGTTATTAAGCGACGAAGCAACGAGTGCTTTAGATCCAGAAACAACTGATTCTATTCTTGACCTATTATTAAAGATTAATGAGGAAATCGGAATCACAATTTTATTAATTACACATGAAATGAACGTTATCCAGCGTATATGCGACAGAGTTGCTGTTATGGAACATGGAGCAGTAGTCGAAAGCGGGACTGTGAAGGATATATTCACAAACCCACAACATGTAACAACGAAGAAATTTGTAAATAGTGCATTTGCAGCAAAAATCCCAGCTGAAGTACAAAAAGAACTACAAAGAACCGGAGAAATCGTAACTCTTTCTTTTATAGGAAATTCTTCTGGTGAACCAGCATTAGCTGTTGCCACAAAACGATTCCAAGTATATCCAAATATTTTATCCGGTAATATTACTCAATTAAAACATGAGGCATACGGGAAACTTGTCATTCATATGCAAGGGGAACAAAATGAAATCAACCACGCTTTATCATTTTTACAAGAACAAGGAATCATCGTAGAAGGAGGTAGAACAGACTATGGAAAACAAGTCCTTTTTGGATGA